The following are from one region of the Halomonas qaidamensis genome:
- a CDS encoding YraN family protein, translating to MPNNPQNSNTPQTARLRGAAIEQQAAQWLQRHGLILVASNHHVKGGELDLVMRDRDILVFIEVKHRTTTRYGHPLETVTPQKRNRLIRAAKLYIARHAISSPCRFDILAITGTSPALEFQWEKAAFDAY from the coding sequence ATGCCCAATAACCCTCAGAATTCCAATACACCTCAGACGGCACGATTACGAGGTGCAGCCATTGAGCAACAAGCCGCTCAATGGCTGCAACGACATGGTTTAATACTTGTCGCTAGCAACCACCATGTTAAAGGTGGTGAGCTAGACCTAGTCATGAGAGATCGAGATATATTGGTCTTTATTGAGGTAAAACATCGCACCACCACTCGGTACGGTCACCCATTAGAGACGGTCACACCACAAAAGCGAAATCGCTTAATACGAGCAGCCAAGCTGTATATCGCTCGGCATGCTATTTCCAGTCCCTGCCGTTTTGATATTCTAGCAATTACAGGCACGTCGCCCGCACTTGAATTTCAATGGGAAAAGGCTGCCTTTGATGCTTACTGA
- a CDS encoding penicillin-binding protein activator encodes MKQSIRGFLATAFMALLITGCAMQPPSVVDRVPDQDASQLLSQAEQQAPEQAAKTRLEAANILARQGQREDAFDAADAIDESMLTESDRVRWAMLFSELARSLDNPRAVLRATQVLDDELPMQANQQNTLAERQQWARQALDQAEPAKASIPELEGVDIQRIAVALPESGPLSSVANAIASAMRRHHDLSGKNVQLTFIDASQYSLDEIYQRAEQMNAQLLIGPIDKDQVTQLEQRNSVPLPTLALNYGNSANNQAPQLLQYGLSAEDEARQAARRAFQDGHRQMSIMVPDNAWGRRVGEAFWNEWQSQGGEITNAVRYDPNSAVANAVKTALNVSGERARLGNIDALFLLALPEYARQVPPTMDYYYAPNLPIYATSHLHEGRLQTRLDQDLNDVMFIDIPWQIPDAAVGGEEALPFYSTYAELRNESDASMFRLMAMGVDAYELGIRLSDLSALDGMNGSTGTLRLSGDGRVSRELPWAKFQNGVPSPILIPGLLNDAQ; translated from the coding sequence ATGAAACAGTCGATACGTGGATTTCTAGCCACTGCCTTCATGGCGCTTCTAATCACAGGGTGTGCTATGCAGCCCCCAAGCGTAGTTGACCGCGTCCCGGATCAGGATGCCAGTCAACTGCTTAGTCAAGCGGAGCAGCAAGCCCCAGAGCAAGCCGCCAAAACTCGACTGGAAGCAGCAAACATACTTGCTAGGCAGGGACAACGCGAAGACGCGTTTGACGCCGCTGATGCGATAGATGAAAGCATGCTTACGGAATCAGACCGGGTACGCTGGGCAATGCTTTTCTCTGAACTTGCTCGTAGCCTAGACAACCCCCGCGCGGTACTTCGCGCGACCCAAGTGCTTGATGACGAACTTCCTATGCAAGCTAATCAACAGAATACACTTGCAGAGCGCCAGCAATGGGCACGTCAAGCACTAGACCAAGCAGAGCCTGCGAAAGCGTCTATCCCTGAATTAGAGGGTGTCGACATACAGCGTATTGCAGTGGCACTGCCTGAATCTGGCCCACTAAGTAGCGTAGCTAACGCCATTGCTTCTGCCATGCGCCGTCATCACGACCTCAGCGGCAAAAATGTACAGCTTACTTTTATTGATGCCTCCCAATACTCTCTCGATGAAATTTACCAACGTGCCGAACAAATGAATGCCCAGCTTTTGATTGGCCCAATTGATAAAGATCAAGTCACTCAACTTGAGCAGCGCAATAGCGTGCCGCTACCTACGCTGGCACTAAACTATGGCAACAGTGCCAACAATCAAGCACCTCAGCTCCTTCAGTATGGTTTATCTGCTGAAGATGAAGCTCGCCAAGCAGCTCGCAGAGCCTTTCAGGACGGCCATCGCCAAATGTCCATCATGGTGCCCGACAATGCCTGGGGTAGACGCGTAGGCGAAGCTTTCTGGAATGAATGGCAAAGCCAGGGCGGCGAAATTACCAACGCTGTCCGCTATGATCCTAATAGCGCCGTGGCTAACGCGGTAAAAACAGCCTTAAATGTGAGCGGAGAGCGCGCCCGTCTTGGGAATATCGATGCACTATTTCTACTTGCCCTCCCTGAGTATGCGCGTCAAGTACCTCCCACCATGGACTATTATTACGCCCCTAACCTTCCGATTTATGCTACCTCCCATTTACATGAAGGGCGTTTACAGACTCGCTTGGATCAAGACTTAAATGATGTAATGTTTATCGATATACCCTGGCAAATCCCTGATGCTGCGGTAGGTGGCGAAGAAGCACTGCCCTTTTATTCGACTTATGCAGAGCTTCGCAACGAATCAGACGCTTCAATGTTCCGCCTGATGGCAATGGGTGTAGATGCTTACGAACTTGGCATTCGCCTATCAGACCTGTCGGCCCTTGATGGCATGAATGGAAGCACTGGCACTCTCCGCTTATCTGGTGATGGCAGGGTTTCTCGAGAATTACCATGGGCCAAGTTCCAAAATGGTGTGCCTTCGCCCATTTTGATTCCGGGCCTGCTGAACGATGCCCAATAA
- a CDS encoding peptidoglycan D,D-transpeptidase FtsI family protein, which produces MKHERRGGISRQMPIAPPLAGGRFLFILIIVGLASVILIGRITLLQVIDRPFLQSQGDARTLRHEAISAHRGMITDRNGEPLAISTPVVTLWANPQELPTDVIQRLMLAQALGLSLDDFESRVARFSNREFMYLRRQMTPEAAQRVLDLRVPGVYPQREYKRYYPAGEVAAQLLGVTNVDDVGQEGLELAYQPYLAGRPGQRRVIKDRRGRLVRELGVIREAQPGGELTLAIDQRIQYMAYRELRAAVAEHEADGGVLVMLDARSGEVLAMANLPSYNPNNRAGLDPRGLRNQALVDVFEPGSVMKPLAMAAILESGVVNRNVVVDTSPGWMRIDQFTIRDIRNYGELDLAGILEKSSNIGMSRLALQLSDTAIWEKYNQLGLGQSPGTGFPGESTGSLPAPVRWSRSERAAFSYGYGLSVSALQLASAYTALANNGERLPPSLLRLSEPPQGIPAISPSVANDLLDILETSVGAYSGGRRARVEGYRVGGKTGTVRKTGQQGYSTDAYRSVFAGIAPISDPRIVTVVMIDHPRAGQFYGGAVAAPVFSSVTGNALRLLDVPPDHEVE; this is translated from the coding sequence ATGAAGCATGAGCGCCGGGGAGGGATATCCCGTCAAATGCCTATCGCGCCGCCATTAGCTGGCGGTCGTTTTTTGTTTATTCTTATTATTGTTGGGTTGGCTTCGGTCATCCTTATTGGCCGAATTACTCTACTTCAGGTGATCGACCGGCCTTTCTTACAAAGTCAGGGTGATGCCCGAACGCTTCGCCATGAAGCAATATCGGCGCACCGCGGTATGATTACTGACCGCAATGGTGAGCCACTGGCTATCTCTACTCCTGTTGTGACGCTTTGGGCAAATCCACAAGAGCTGCCCACTGATGTTATCCAGCGATTAATGTTAGCCCAAGCCCTAGGCCTTTCGTTAGACGATTTTGAATCACGTGTTGCTCGTTTTAGTAACCGAGAGTTTATGTATCTGCGCCGTCAAATGACACCAGAGGCAGCTCAGCGTGTTCTAGACCTACGTGTTCCTGGTGTTTATCCCCAGCGTGAATATAAGCGGTACTACCCAGCAGGCGAGGTGGCAGCGCAATTATTGGGGGTGACGAATGTTGACGATGTTGGTCAAGAGGGCTTGGAGCTTGCTTATCAGCCCTATTTAGCTGGCCGACCGGGTCAGCGCCGCGTTATTAAAGATCGACGAGGTCGATTAGTTCGCGAGCTGGGTGTAATTCGTGAGGCACAACCTGGTGGTGAGCTGACGTTGGCGATTGATCAGCGCATTCAGTATATGGCGTATCGAGAACTGCGCGCTGCCGTCGCGGAACATGAGGCGGATGGGGGAGTGCTTGTTATGCTTGATGCGCGTTCCGGTGAAGTGTTGGCAATGGCTAATTTACCTTCCTATAACCCCAATAATCGAGCGGGGCTCGACCCACGAGGGCTGCGGAATCAAGCGTTGGTTGACGTATTTGAGCCTGGCTCGGTGATGAAACCGTTAGCAATGGCGGCGATTCTTGAAAGTGGTGTTGTGAATCGAAATGTCGTGGTGGACACCTCGCCTGGGTGGATGCGCATTGATCAGTTCACTATTCGAGATATCCGTAATTACGGCGAGCTTGATTTAGCAGGGATTCTTGAGAAATCTTCGAATATTGGTATGTCTCGTCTTGCGTTGCAGCTCAGCGATACTGCCATTTGGGAAAAATATAATCAGCTTGGTTTGGGGCAAAGCCCTGGTACTGGTTTTCCTGGGGAATCTACCGGAAGTTTACCAGCTCCGGTGCGTTGGTCGCGAAGTGAGCGAGCAGCCTTTTCTTATGGGTATGGGTTGTCGGTGTCTGCGCTGCAGCTTGCCAGTGCCTATACCGCGTTGGCGAATAATGGCGAACGTCTGCCCCCGTCACTGCTTAGATTGTCTGAGCCACCCCAAGGCATTCCCGCTATATCACCAAGTGTTGCCAACGATCTGTTGGATATTTTAGAAACGTCAGTGGGTGCCTATTCTGGCGGACGTCGCGCCCGGGTTGAAGGTTATCGCGTGGGCGGTAAAACAGGAACTGTTCGCAAAACGGGACAGCAGGGCTATTCGACCGATGCCTATCGGAGTGTGTTTGCTGGTATTGCCCCTATTTCTGACCCGCGTATTGTTACTGTTGTTATGATTGATCACCCTCGGGCTGGCCAGTTTTATGGTGGGGCAGTAGCTGCCCCGGTGTTCTCTAGCGTTACAGGTAATGCCCTACGTTTGCTGGACGTGCCACCTGATCATGAGGTCGAGTAG
- the rsmH gene encoding 16S rRNA (cytosine(1402)-N(4))-methyltransferase RsmH, which yields MPSPDADQVASHFRHTSVLLEGAVDTLVHNPDGIYLDGTFGRGGHSRVILSRLSDQGRLMAMDRDPQAIAAAEDIQDPRFEITQREFARLAEYAQEQGVYGKLSGVLLDIGVSSPQLDDPERGFSFMRNGPLDMRMDPTQGESAAAFLARASEADIANVFKLYGEERYAKRLARAVVARRIEKPFTHTVDLADVLKTAHPAWEKGRHPATKAFQGLRIYLNGELDQLDAALEGALEALAPGGHLVVISFHSLEDRRVKRFIRHHVRGDTHLPRGVPIRDDQLNRRLEALGKGMRPSDEEVDANPRARSAVMRAARKRV from the coding sequence ATGCCTTCTCCTGACGCTGACCAGGTTGCTTCCCATTTTCGCCATACCAGCGTTTTATTAGAAGGGGCGGTAGATACACTTGTTCATAATCCCGACGGTATCTATTTAGATGGTACGTTTGGGAGAGGTGGTCACTCTCGCGTTATTCTTTCGCGTTTGAGTGATCAGGGCCGTTTAATGGCTATGGACCGTGACCCTCAAGCTATCGCTGCTGCTGAAGACATCCAAGACCCTCGCTTTGAAATCACCCAGCGTGAGTTCGCACGTTTAGCCGAGTATGCGCAAGAGCAAGGGGTTTACGGAAAACTTTCAGGTGTACTGTTAGATATTGGTGTTTCTTCTCCACAGTTGGATGACCCAGAGCGTGGCTTTAGTTTTATGCGCAATGGGCCTCTTGATATGCGTATGGATCCAACGCAAGGAGAGAGTGCTGCTGCGTTTTTAGCCCGTGCTAGCGAAGCAGACATTGCCAATGTGTTCAAACTTTATGGAGAAGAGCGCTACGCGAAACGCCTAGCGCGTGCGGTTGTTGCGCGGCGTATAGAAAAGCCTTTTACGCACACCGTTGATCTGGCAGACGTCTTAAAGACGGCTCACCCTGCTTGGGAAAAGGGGCGTCACCCCGCTACCAAAGCGTTTCAGGGGCTGCGTATTTATTTAAATGGTGAGTTGGATCAGCTTGATGCAGCCCTTGAAGGGGCCTTAGAAGCGCTAGCACCTGGCGGTCATCTGGTGGTAATTAGTTTCCACTCGCTTGAAGATCGTCGTGTAAAACGTTTCATTCGCCATCACGTTCGTGGTGATACGCACTTGCCACGGGGCGTGCCAATTCGCGATGATCAGCTAAATCGCCGTCTTGAAGCTTTGGGTAAAGGAATGCGCCCAAGTGATGAAGAGGTAGACGCTAACCCCCGGGCGCGCAGTGCCGTCATGCGAGCCGCCCGTAAACGAGTGTGA
- a CDS encoding BON domain-containing protein has product MALRYFSQKMIAVAIVSTIFLAGCANNAASNPSNYGQRSSDVEAVDATIERETERALARSDARLRDARIKAHSYNGSLLLVGQVPSEELRKKAGEVAESLRGVSQVHNELSIAANLPAGQRLTDTWLTTNVISQLATNDRIDSSKLKVTTENANVYLMGMVTREEGDRIVNAVSSVGGIQRIVKVFDYID; this is encoded by the coding sequence ATGGCCCTGCGTTATTTTTCACAAAAGATGATTGCCGTTGCGATTGTCAGCACTATTTTTCTTGCTGGATGTGCCAACAATGCTGCCTCTAACCCTTCTAATTATGGTCAGCGTAGCAGCGATGTTGAAGCAGTTGATGCAACCATTGAGCGCGAAACTGAGCGTGCCCTGGCGCGCTCAGATGCTCGGTTAAGAGACGCGCGCATCAAAGCGCACAGCTATAACGGTTCATTGCTTCTTGTGGGCCAAGTGCCGAGCGAAGAGCTGCGCAAAAAGGCAGGCGAAGTAGCAGAGTCTCTCCGTGGCGTCAGCCAAGTGCATAACGAATTAAGCATTGCAGCCAACTTACCTGCCGGCCAACGCTTAACAGATACTTGGCTCACTACCAATGTTATTAGCCAGCTCGCTACGAATGATCGTATCGACTCATCAAAATTGAAAGTGACTACAGAAAATGCAAATGTGTACCTGATGGGTATGGTGACACGCGAGGAAGGTGACCGAATTGTTAATGCCGTATCTTCTGTAGGCGGCATTCAACGTATTGTTAAAGTATTTGATTATATTGATTAA
- the ftsL gene encoding cell division protein FtsL, whose translation MSMDRIERWASTLRTEWPFKLRLRAWPVILVVLFMACVVTGGFVVATTHMTRVQYAQLQQLEQEKNQLQTEWGQLLLEEGAWSTPARIEQIATERLEMRIPDVNDVEVIRP comes from the coding sequence ATGAGCATGGATCGGATTGAGCGTTGGGCGTCAACGCTGCGCACCGAATGGCCTTTTAAGCTACGTTTGCGCGCTTGGCCGGTTATCCTTGTTGTACTGTTTATGGCGTGTGTTGTGACCGGTGGTTTCGTGGTTGCTACGACGCATATGACGCGAGTTCAATATGCGCAATTACAGCAATTAGAACAGGAAAAAAACCAGCTGCAGACAGAGTGGGGGCAGTTGCTGTTGGAGGAGGGAGCGTGGTCTACCCCGGCCCGCATAGAACAAATTGCTACGGAACGGCTTGAAATGCGTATTCCCGATGTGAATGACGTCGAGGTAATCCGACCATGA
- the rsmI gene encoding 16S rRNA (cytidine(1402)-2'-O)-methyltransferase has protein sequence MTHQHPGTLYVVATPIGNLEDLSPRAARVLAEVSRIAAEDTRHSSRLLAHLGINTPMLSLHEHNEARRVDTLDSYLMAGENIALISDAGTPLICDPGFVLVRELRLRGRDIVPLPGPCALISALSAAGLPTDRFTFGGFLPSKPSARRQALEKWQAREETLVFYESPHRIEHTLESLCEQMPERAVVLARELTKTYETFLQGSPSSLLSQLKQDPNQSRGEFVVMIAGAPPVVQSDEQSITAEVLLNALLREGVGVKQGAAVAAKMLGGRKQEWYARLQALKGED, from the coding sequence ATGACACACCAACATCCGGGCACATTGTACGTGGTTGCCACGCCAATTGGGAATTTGGAAGACTTGTCGCCACGTGCTGCACGGGTATTAGCAGAAGTATCGCGCATTGCTGCTGAGGATACACGTCACAGCAGCCGCTTGTTAGCGCATTTAGGCATTAATACGCCGATGCTTTCTTTGCATGAGCATAATGAAGCGCGGCGAGTCGATACGTTGGATAGTTACCTAATGGCAGGGGAAAATATTGCTTTAATCAGCGATGCGGGAACGCCGCTGATATGCGACCCCGGATTCGTGTTGGTTAGGGAATTGCGACTAAGGGGGCGCGATATTGTGCCGCTTCCAGGGCCTTGTGCACTGATTAGTGCGCTGTCAGCGGCTGGGTTGCCTACTGATCGATTTACGTTTGGTGGTTTTTTGCCATCCAAGCCAAGCGCACGACGGCAAGCACTTGAGAAATGGCAGGCGCGTGAAGAAACGCTGGTTTTCTACGAGTCCCCTCATCGTATTGAACATACGCTTGAATCGTTGTGTGAGCAAATGCCTGAAAGGGCGGTTGTTTTGGCAAGAGAATTAACCAAAACTTATGAAACTTTTTTGCAGGGTTCGCCGTCATCATTACTTAGTCAGCTTAAGCAAGACCCGAATCAGAGCCGAGGGGAGTTTGTCGTAATGATCGCTGGGGCACCGCCTGTCGTTCAAAGTGATGAGCAGTCCATAACTGCGGAAGTCCTGCTTAACGCATTGCTAAGAGAGGGCGTGGGCGTTAAGCAGGGAGCTGCGGTTGCTGCCAAAATGTTAGGTGGTCGTAAGCAAGAGTGGTATGCAAGATTGCAAGCATTGAAAGGTGAGGATTGA
- a CDS encoding ClpXP protease specificity-enhancing factor produces the protein MKSSRPYLARALYEWLLDNELTPYVVVDATQPGVEVPRQFVQNGQIVLNVAPTAVRDLFMENQAIGFSARFSGQPMQVMIPTPALIAIYARENGAGMVFGHEPELDAAEFDDTELGDDLSDSLGESSKPELTVTEPVLPENEGKTSTQASGKATKKPTLRVVK, from the coding sequence ATGAAATCGAGCCGTCCCTATCTCGCTAGAGCGCTTTATGAGTGGCTATTAGATAACGAACTGACCCCGTATGTGGTGGTAGATGCTACTCAGCCAGGCGTAGAAGTGCCTCGTCAATTTGTTCAAAATGGACAAATTGTATTAAACGTTGCGCCTACCGCTGTACGTGATCTGTTTATGGAAAATCAAGCGATTGGTTTTAGTGCACGTTTCAGTGGTCAGCCGATGCAGGTAATGATCCCAACGCCAGCGCTTATTGCGATTTACGCCCGTGAAAATGGTGCTGGCATGGTGTTTGGTCATGAGCCTGAGTTGGATGCAGCAGAGTTTGACGACACGGAGTTAGGTGATGACTTGTCTGATTCACTTGGTGAGTCGTCTAAGCCTGAGTTAACGGTAACAGAGCCAGTGCTGCCTGAGAACGAGGGCAAGACGTCTACGCAGGCGTCTGGTAAAGCGACGAAGAAGCCGACGCTGAGGGTAGTCAAGTAA
- a CDS encoding phosphoheptose isomerase has translation MDFQSRILDHFNASIDTKTYASEVLPPFIEVASQMMVQCLVNEGKVLACGNGGSAGDSQHFSSELLNRFERERPSLPALALTTDTSTLTSIANDYSYNEVFSKQIRALGQPGDVLLAISTSGNSANIVQAIQAAHDRDMTVVALTGRDGGNMASLLGQDDCEIRVPATSTARIQEVHLLVIHCLCDLIDEQLFGSTD, from the coding sequence ATGGACTTTCAATCACGCATACTTGATCACTTTAACGCCAGCATAGACACCAAGACATATGCCAGCGAAGTGCTGCCGCCTTTTATCGAGGTCGCTAGCCAAATGATGGTTCAGTGCTTAGTTAACGAGGGTAAAGTGCTTGCCTGTGGCAATGGTGGCAGCGCAGGTGATAGCCAACACTTTTCATCAGAGCTATTAAATCGCTTTGAACGCGAGCGCCCCAGCTTACCCGCGCTAGCCTTGACTACCGACACCTCAACACTTACCTCCATCGCAAACGACTACAGTTACAATGAAGTATTTTCCAAGCAGATCAGAGCACTAGGTCAGCCTGGCGATGTTTTACTAGCCATCTCCACCAGTGGCAACTCGGCTAATATTGTTCAAGCTATCCAAGCCGCCCACGACCGCGATATGACAGTGGTCGCACTAACCGGCAGAGATGGCGGCAATATGGCGTCACTACTTGGTCAGGATGACTGTGAGATTCGCGTCCCTGCGACATCAACTGCCCGCATCCAAGAAGTACACCTGCTCGTTATCCACTGTTTATGTGATTTAATTGACGAACAGCTTTTCGGTAGTACTGACTAA